Part of the Pseudodesulfovibrio mercurii genome is shown below.
CCTGTTGACGAAGAGCAGGTTGTGGTCGCGGTCCACGGTGAAGATCGGGAAGGGGAAGGAGTCGAAGGTGGCGGTGTAGGTGTCGGCCACCCGGTTCATACTGTGGATGAGCTGGGCGTAGGCCCCCTCGTACCGGCCCGCGTCGCCGCGCGCCCGGACCACGCCCCGTGCGACCTCGCGGGCCGTGGCCTCGCAGTCGTCGATGAGCGCAGAGAGATTGACCGGGATGGAGCTGACCGAGCGGTGGATGGCCCCGATCTCGTCGCGGCCGGTCACGGGCTCGCCCTGGGTCAGGTTGCCGCGCGAGACCTGTTCGGCCAGGGCGCGGATGCGCTCCAGAGGCCGGAACACGGCGTAGCGCATGACCCCGAGCAGGGTCAGCAGGGGCACGAGCACGGCCAGCCCGAAGAGAATCAGGACCAGGGCCACCGCGCCGTCGATGATCGCATTCTGGATCGAGATGTCGCGGGCCAGGGTGATCACGCCGATGGGTTTGCCCTGGTAGTCCTTCACCGGCAGGTAGGCCACGGCGTAGTTCCCGTCCACGGTCACGTACCGGCCGTCAACGGCCTTGCGCAGCCGGTCCGCCGTGACGAGGCTGTCCAGTTCGGCGTTCTCCTTGCCCGCCACGCGGACAAAGGCCTTGCCGACCAGGGGATATTTCGCGGGGTCCTGGAGGTTGGTGGTGGTCGGGAGCAGGGAGGCGTCCATATACAATGTATAGAAGCTGCCCTCGTCGTCCCGGAAGAGCTTGAAGACGTCGCCGTAGCTCTTGAGTACCTCCACCGAGCCGAGCTGGCGGCCCTCCGCGTCCTTGACCGCGACCACGCCCCGGATGGCGAAGCCGCCGCGTCCGGGCTCAATGCCTCGGCGCGGCTTGCCGTCGCGGTTCACGTCCAGGACGGTCTTGCGGAAGCTGGAAATGTCGTCGGACACGTCCACCCACTTGCCGTTGCGCTTGGCCTGCTTGTCGAGCCACATGCGCGCCAGGCTGCGCCCGTTGGGCAGATGGAAGTGGAGACGGAGCTTTTCGCCCATGGCCTCCCGGTACCCGGCCAGGACGGGCGCGAGTTCGGCGCGCAGGGCCTCGCGGGCATTCTGCACCACGGGATCGCTCTCATTGCCGAGATCGCCCTGGTGGGCCAGGGAAAAGGCCCGGATGACGCCGGGCATGCGGCTGAACAGAGAGGCCTCCTCCTCGGCCCGGACAGCGGCCTCCTCGGTGTTCTGCTCCAGGGTCCTGGCCGCGTTGCCCACCAGCATCCCGGCAAAGGAGGCCCGCAGTTCGCCGAACCGGCCGGTCAGCAGGAAGAACCCGATAACGCCGATCAGCAGAACCAGCGGGATGGTCGGCAACAGGACTTTGTACTTGATGCTCATCGTCTATGCTCTCCGGATGATGGGACGGCTCTCTGGCGCGGCCGCCGACTCTTGATGAATGGGTACCTGGGCGCAGGCACGGGCCATGACGCTCCACCCTAACACAAATTTATCCGCTGACAACCGCGGAGGCCGCATCATAGTAAGCATGTTCCTAATTTCACATTATTTTCGCCAATATCCCCGAACCGGGCCCGTGGAGCCGCCGCGCTTGTGAAAAATCGACATAAGCCCTGTCCCCGTGAGCGGGGACGCTCCCCCGGCGGGCCTCGGACGTGAAAAGGCTTGCC
Proteins encoded:
- a CDS encoding methyl-accepting chemotaxis protein gives rise to the protein MSIKYKVLLPTIPLVLLIGVIGFFLLTGRFGELRASFAGMLVGNAARTLEQNTEEAAVRAEEEASLFSRMPGVIRAFSLAHQGDLGNESDPVVQNAREALRAELAPVLAGYREAMGEKLRLHFHLPNGRSLARMWLDKQAKRNGKWVDVSDDISSFRKTVLDVNRDGKPRRGIEPGRGGFAIRGVVAVKDAEGRQLGSVEVLKSYGDVFKLFRDDEGSFYTLYMDASLLPTTTNLQDPAKYPLVGKAFVRVAGKENAELDSLVTADRLRKAVDGRYVTVDGNYAVAYLPVKDYQGKPIGVITLARDISIQNAIIDGAVALVLILFGLAVLVPLLTLLGVMRYAVFRPLERIRALAEQVSRGNLTQGEPVTGRDEIGAIHRSVSSIPVNLSALIDDCEATAREVARGVVRARGDAGRYEGAYAQLIHSMNRVADTYTATFDSFPFPIFTVDRDHNLLFVNRNAEEIAGRDGAELLGTPCSSVFNTDICQTDSCVCTQAMRSMDRVVGSTRGKLEAGEVDIKGYASPLYDAERRVVGALEVIVDQTDILDSQRKMLDVADRAGRLSERVAGASQQLSERVEESRDGAEEQSARATETATAMEEMNATVLEVARNANEAARNAEQAEGQAQAGRDVVVKVVGSVNEVQELASLLRDNMSELGRQADDIGRVMTVINDIADQTNLLALNAAIEAARAGDAGRGFAVVADEVRKLAEKTMVATTEVGSAIGAIQSMAQRNVNETDKVAHVVETCTSLAEEAGESLTEIVDFSRDSVRQVQGIAAAAEEQSATSEQITRATEEMHRISENTSQAMSQSAQACRELNAVARELDALIGELASA